A single window of Methylobacterium nodulans ORS 2060 DNA harbors:
- a CDS encoding helix-turn-helix domain-containing protein encodes MTDELHQRLRATMTEKPLTAQQVAQMMGIHRRTLSRRLKSEGTSFTQVADETRLSIAKQLLADTTLSLAQISAALEFSEPAAFTHAFRRWTGTTPSAWRKEHRRR; translated from the coding sequence ATGACAGACGAGCTTCACCAGCGCTTGCGCGCCACGATGACTGAGAAGCCGCTCACTGCGCAGCAGGTCGCGCAGATGATGGGGATCCATCGGCGCACGCTGAGCCGCCGGCTGAAGTCCGAAGGCACGAGCTTCACACAGGTCGCCGACGAGACGCGGCTTAGCATCGCGAAGCAGTTGTTGGCCGACACCACCCTGAGCCTAGCGCAGATCTCGGCCGCGCTGGAGTTCTCGGAGCCGGCCGCCTTCACGCATGCCTTCCGGCGCTGGACCGGCACGACACCGAGCGCGTGGCGGAAGGAACACCGGCGTCGTTGA
- a CDS encoding DUF6894 family protein, with amino-acid sequence MAQRFYFDLTDGFTTIRDNEGVEAEDLADAVKQAEAALEEMRAAGELADFEEGWRLVIRTGADANLATIPIV; translated from the coding sequence GTGGCACAGCGCTTCTACTTCGACCTCACTGATGGCTTCACCACCATCCGCGACAACGAGGGTGTTGAGGCTGAGGACTTGGCCGACGCCGTGAAGCAAGCCGAGGCCGCGCTCGAGGAGATGAGAGCTGCTGGCGAGCTGGCCGACTTCGAAGAGGGCTGGAGACTCGTCATTCGCACCGGGGCCGATGCGAACCTTGCCACGATCCCGATCGTCTAG
- a CDS encoding IS630-like element ISMno11 family transposase (programmed frameshift) has protein sequence MPSALSVDLRQRVVSAVAEGASCHQAAARFGVSVASVSRWSRQQEGQGDVTPKPMGGDQRSQRIEAHAELILQTYQAHPQSFLHELCETLQEQGVPVSRSSLSRFFARHRITRKKRATYAAEQEREDVKAAREAWFAGQLELDPERLVFLDETAATTSMVRRYGWAPRGERCRLAAPAGHWKTTTVIAGLRTSGPDAIALLDGPVTGERFRAYVTDTLVPTLRPGDTVILDNLGAHKVAGVREAIAATGARLLYLPPYSPEFNPIEQAFAKLKALLRRAAARSVSELWAAIHQAFKCFSPAECRNYFTAAGYEDDAYAST, from the exons ATGCCCTCAGCTTTGTCTGTCGACCTGCGCCAGCGCGTCGTCTCGGCCGTTGCAGAAGGCGCCTCCTGCCATCAGGCCGCCGCGCGCTTCGGGGTCAGCGTGGCCAGCGTCAGCCGCTGGTCCAGGCAGCAGGAGGGCCAGGGAGATGTCACGCCCAAGCCCATGGGCGGCGACCAGCGCTCGCAGCGCATCGAGGCTCATGCCGAGCTCATCCTGCAGACCTACCAAGCCCACCCGCAGAGCTTCCTGCATGAGCTCTGCGAGACGCTCCAGGAGCAAGGCGTTCCGGTCAGCCGCAGTAGCCTGTCGCGCTTCTTCGCCCGGCACCGCATCACGCGGA AAAAAAGGGCGACGTACGCAGCTGAGCAGGAGCGGGAGGATGTAAAGGCGGCTCGTGAGGCGTGGTTTGCCGGCCAGCTTGAGCTGGATCCGGAGCGACTGGTGTTCCTGGATGAGACCGCCGCCACCACCAGCATGGTCCGCCGCTACGGCTGGGCCCCGCGCGGCGAGCGTTGCCGCCTCGCGGCACCCGCAGGGCACTGGAAAACCACCACTGTGATTGCCGGGCTGCGCACGAGCGGGCCTGACGCGATCGCTCTGCTGGACGGCCCTGTGACGGGCGAACGCTTCCGCGCCTACGTGACCGACACCCTGGTCCCCACCCTGAGACCCGGCGACACCGTGATCCTGGACAATCTGGGCGCTCACAAGGTGGCCGGCGTGCGCGAGGCGATCGCGGCAACCGGGGCCCGGCTGCTTTATCTTCCTCCGTACTCACCTGAGTTCAACCCGATTGAGCAGGCCTTCGCCAAGCTGAAAGCGCTGTTGCGCAGGGCGGCGGCCCGCAGTGTCAGTGAACTCTGGGCGGCGATCCACCAAGCCTTCAAATGCTTCTCGCCGGCTGAGTGCCGCAACTACTTCACAGCTGCTGGATACGAGGATGATGCTTACGCTTCAACCTGA